One window from the genome of Cucumis melo cultivar AY chromosome 10, USDA_Cmelo_AY_1.0, whole genome shotgun sequence encodes:
- the LOC103489420 gene encoding cyclin-dependent protein kinase inhibitor SMR1-like, with protein sequence MSTELDLRRTLLEIVRRPPIKLQIPLPSTAVVMGGDRGGVIIQKDRIDKGEDGGAEELCCRTPTSAENKIPAVVQCPPAPRKRKRPPSCRRRLMELEFVEIVHRDEIEPYLNASFDHEDRVRKSAKRSFCECK encoded by the coding sequence ATGTCCACCGAACTCGATCTCCGACGGACATTGTTGGAAATCGTCCGTCGTCCGCCGATCAAGCTTCAAATTCCACTGCCGTCGACGGCAGTAGTAATGGGAGGCGATCGCGGGGGTGTGATAATTCAGAAAGATCGAATCGACAAGGGGGAGGACGGGGGAGCGGAAGAATTGTGTTGCCGTACACCGACGTCGGCGGAGAACAAGATTCCGGCGGTGGTACAATGTCCGCCGGCGCCACGGAAGCGGAAGAGACCGCCGAGTTGTAGAAGGAGATTAATGGAGCTTGAATTTGTGGAGATCGTGCATAGAGATGAAATTGAACCGTATTTAAATGCGAGTTTTGATCATGAGGACAGAGTAAGAAAATCTGCTAAACGAAGCTTCTGCGAGTGTAAATGA